In Deltaproteobacteria bacterium, the DNA window CATCCTCCAGTTTCTCGGTATAACCATCTGGTATCACTTCATAGTCAAAGGACTGTTGCTGGCCGGGGTGGCTGGGATCCAGCTGTTCATCGTGAGGAGGGAGACGGGGTAGATGCAACGGAGTGCAAGATTCCAATACGTGGCGGTTCAACCCATCATACTCGCCATGGCGCTGGTCGTCATCATGGCGATCGCGGGTTTCCTCACACCGGGCTTCCTGACCTTTCGCCATTTCAAGATGGTCCTTTACTGCAACACGATGTTGGGCATACTCGCCCTGGCCCAGACAGTCGTAATCCTGTCCGGCGGCATCGACCTGTCCATAGGTTCGACATACTGGATCACCGTCATGGTCGGAGCTCTTCTCATGGTCAAAGGCCAATTTCTGACCTCCGCCGTGATCTGCATCCTGATAGGTGCCGGGATCGGACTCATCAACGGATTGGGTATAGCGAGGCTCAAGATACCGCATGTCGTCATGACCCTGGCGATGATGATTATCCTCACGGGCACCCTCTACGTCACAACCGGAGGGGGCGGGCGCGGGAGAGCCGCTCCCGAGCTTATCCGCCTGAGCACGGGAAGGGTCTTTGGTTTTCCGATCATAACACTGGTCTGGATTGCACTCACAGTCTTGTTCCACATCATCCTGAAGGCCACGGCTTTTGGATGGAAGGTCCGCGCACTCGGGAGCAATCCCTCGGCATGTCATTGTTCTGGAATCAGCATCTGGAAGATTCAGGTTCTGGTCTACATGATGAGTGGGACCCTGGCCGCACTCGCCGGCCTTTTCTACCTCGGCTGGGCAAGAACCCCCTACCCCACCTTTCAGAGTGGAGCCGGCGTCGGGGCGAACATCATGCTCGAATCCATTGCCGCAGTCATCATAGGGGGAACCCTGTTCTCCGGGGGCAGGGGTGGTGTTGAAGGGACGTTCCTCGGGGTCCTCGTCCTGGCTGTCCTGTTCAGCATCTTGAGCATGGCCGGACTGGGAGTGGAGTGGCAGATAATGCTGAACGGCCTGATAATCCTCATCATTGTCGGGGTTCACAGCCGAATCGAAGCGCGGTGAGGAACCAAACAGGCTTGAAGGAGAGAACCCAGCGGCCCACGCCTCCATCAGTCCGAGTTCCAGAACCCCTCTGCCGGGTAGGGCCTGTCGTACCCTGCAAGGCCGTCCATCCAGACAAAAAAACGGTTGAGAAGGGTCGTCCTCTTGACAACCGCCCGGACGGCATCATGGATCAGGCCCGGGGCTTTGTTAAAGGGGCATACCCGGATGCAGGTGGCACAATCCAGGCGGTTTCTCGCCCAGAAACCGAAGCACTTTTCAGCATTGACATACCACTTGAGGACGCCGGAATGGTTAGACATGTTGGGGCCCTCTATGGTCATGTCGCCTAAGGGGATGGCCTGGGAAGGGCAGTGGGTGGCACATTTCTTACAGGTCTTACAGAATTCTACCACTCCGAAGGGGCGGTAGGAATCACAGGTGAGGGGGAGATCCGTGAACACCTTGCACAGGCGGACCCTTGGACCGAATCTTTCGGTGACAAGAAGCCCCATCCGGCTCCACTCCCCCAGCCCTGCAGCCATGGCCAGGGGAATGCTGAG includes these proteins:
- a CDS encoding ABC transporter permease, yielding MQRSARFQYVAVQPIILAMALVVIMAIAGFLTPGFLTFRHFKMVLYCNTMLGILALAQTVVILSGGIDLSIGSTYWITVMVGALLMVKGQFLTSAVICILIGAGIGLINGLGIARLKIPHVVMTLAMMIILTGTLYVTTGGGGRGRAAPELIRLSTGRVFGFPIITLVWIALTVLFHIILKATAFGWKVRALGSNPSACHCSGISIWKIQVLVYMMSGTLAALAGLFYLGWARTPYPTFQSGAGVGANIMLESIAAVIIGGTLFSGGRGGVEGTFLGVLVLAVLFSILSMAGLGVEWQIMLNGLIILIIVGVHSRIEAR